CTCATCCGTTACTTCACGGCCTTTAACTTAACTCTGGAGCCTGAAGATTACCTTCAACCTTCCCCCCGATCGGTTGCTAACCAGCTTGACCCAAAGACAGCCGCAGTTAGCAAGGACAGCTACCCAGAAGTGCCTTTATGCGCTTCCCCGATCGTGAGTTGGGGGTTAGCTCCGGACGTATCCTGGTTTTATGGACGTACGAGAGAACTGGCAACCCTTAAACAGTGGATATTGCGCGATCGCTGTCGCTTAATTAGCCTGCTGGGTCTAGGCGGTGTTGGTAAGACATATCTGGCTACGAAGTTAGCCGAACAAATTCAGTCTGAGTTTAAGTTTGTCATTTGGTGTAGTTGGCAATCACTTGAGCGATCGCCCTTGCCCTTACCCAACTTTCTAGATGACCTAATTAGTCAACTCTGCCCTGATCAGGCACCTTCAATCCCAGACTATCCGCTTGTCAAGGTCCAGCATCTGATTAATCTTCTCAGCCAGATGCCTTGCTTGTTAGTCCTCGATGCGGTTGAATCTGTCTTGCAGTCTCCTAGCTTATCGGCTGATTGCAGCTGTTCCAATTACCCATTAACGGGACAGAGCCTTTTAAGCCATGAAGCCTACCGTGATCTTATCAAACATTTGGGGTCAGCACGACATCAGAGTTGTATCCTTTTAACCAGTCGGGAAGAACCGCAACTTTTTCGGTTAATGGCAGATCATCCCTCCGGAATGAGATCGCTGTCACTGCAAGGGTTATCAATTGCTGATATCCAACAATTCTTTGCTGTCTATGGTGACTTTCAGGCTACTCCAGCAGACTGGCAATGTCTAGTTGAATACTACGATGGCAATCCCCTAATGCTGGGAATTGTGGCTAGAACCATTCAGCGTCTATTTCATGGCAACATTACAGATTTTCTGGAACAGAAGACGCTGATTCTCAAGCCCATTCGTGAGCTACTCGATCAACATTGGCAGTCTTTATGCAGTCCAGAAAAAGCAATCATGATCAGCCTCGCAGCGCAGCCTCTGCCCTTCTCCCTTACAGAACTAAGATCTCATCTCTCATCTATCCTCTCCTTCCCCGATCTGCTTGAAGCACTCAATGCCCTGCAGATGCGATCGCTGATTAACAGGACTGTTACCCAGATCTCGTTACCTGCTTTGATTAGAGATTATATCAATGAGTACATTGATGGATATTGATAGCTGGCATCATAGTTGGCAACATCTGCCGTTATGACCTCACCAAAGCGTGTGCTGACTCGCGGACGAACCCGTGAGCTAGCTGTAGATGGGGTTAAGGTTTGATCAAAATGGGCCAACCGGTGGGGAATTTGTGGTGACTCCGCCCATTGGTACAGACGTTGGGCTTTTGTTAAACAAACGGCCTGAAAGCGGTCTTCATCGATTGCCAGGAAAGTCCGCCCAGATCCCCCCTCCCCCAACTGCCGCACGGCTTGATAGCGATCGCGTAACAAAAGTTTAGAGCCACCGGTTTGGCAAAATCGCGCTCCCTTCAAATTCTGCGGTTGATTGAATGAGAACGCGATTGAGGCGCGAATCCGCTATAAATTGTGTCAGAGTGCGTCCAGAGTTAGAACCGAATCCCTGTCACTCACTCTGCCCGCCGTCGATACCCCTGATTCGCCACTATTACCCTTAGCCTTTGTTAAAAAGTTGTTAAAAAGTGTATCCATTTTTCCGCGATATCTGGCATCTATATCTAGCATCTGCCCCTTGGTAGATGTGCGGAGCCATCACCTGCCCCCTTGACAAGCGGGGAAATTTTGCTAACGCTGAGTCTAACACTGAATCTACGCATTCAACGCCGACTGCTTCGCTTCTTGCCGTTCTTCCCCCAGGTCCCATGTCCACGCTCGTTATTGTTGAATCTCCCACCAAAGCGCGCACCATTCGCAATTTTCTACCCCAGGGCTACCGGGTAGAGGCATCGATGGGCCATGTGCGCGATCTGCCCCAGTCGGCGAGCGAGGTGCCCGCCAGCGTTAAGGGTGAAAAGTGGGCAAAGCTAGGGGTTAATGTCGAAGCCAACTTTGATCCGCTCTACGTAGTGCCGAAGGACAAGCAAAAGGTGGTCAAGGCCCTAAAGGAAGCCCTAAAGGAAGCGGATGAATTGCTGCTGGCTACAGATGAAGATCGGGAGGGGGAAAGCATTAGCTGGCACCTGTTGGAGGTGTTGCAGCCCAAGGTTCCAGTTCGTCGCATGGTGTTTCACGAAATTACGGAGGAGGCGATCGCTGAGGCACTCCATCACTGCCGCACGATCGACGATCAACTGGTTCGCGCCCAGGAAACGCGCCGAATTCTCGATCGCCTAGTGGGCTATACCCTCTCCCCCCTACTCTGGAAAAAAATTGCCTCTGGCCTGTCGGCGGGGCGGGTGCAGTCTGTCTCCGTCCGCCTGTTGGTGCAACGGGAGCAAGAACGGCGGGCCTTCCGCCAGGGCAGCTACTGGGATCTCAAGGCGACTCTGGTAGCAGAGACGGCGTCTGGTCCGGTTCCCTTTGAAGCACGGATGGTCACCTTAGGCGGGCGACGGCTGGCCACAGGGAGCGATTTTGAGGCACACACGGGTCAGATTGCCCCCGGTCGCGATGTGGTGCTCCTGGATGAAGCGCAAGCCAATGCCTTGCGCGATCGCCTGCGGGATCTGCCCTGGCAAGTGACGGCTTTGGAGGAACGGCCTTCAATCCGTAAACCCTCAGCCCCCTTTACCACTTCAACGTTGCAGCAGGAGGCCAACCGCAAGCTGCGTCTGTCGGCCCGTGACACTATGCGTCTGGCCCAAAGCCTCTATGAACAGGGCTATATCACCTACATGCGGACGGATTCAGTCCATTTATCAGACCAGGCGATCGCAGCCGCCCGGTCCTGTGTGGAGCAGATGTATGGGGCGACCTACCTGAGTCCGGAACCGCGCCAATTTCATACCAAGAGCAAAAACGCCCAGGAGGCCCACGAAGCCATTCGCCCCGCGGGGCACACCTTCCGCACCCCTCAAGAGACGGGCCTTAGTGGCCGCGAGTTGGAGCTATACGACCTGATCTGGAAGCGTACAGTAGCGACGCAAATGGCCGACGCACGACAAACCCATGTCACCGTTCAGCTACAGGTGGGGGATGCGGGTTTCCGGGCGACCGGCAAGCGGATCGATTTCCCTGGTTTCTTCCGGGCGTATGTGGAAGGTTCGGATGACCCGGAGGCAGCCTTGGAAAACCAGGAGGTGATCCTGCCGCCCCTGCGCCAGGGCGATCAGCCCACGTGCCAGGAATTGGTAGCGATCGGCCACCAAACCCAGCCCCCGGCCCGCTATACGGAAGCCCTGCTGGTCAAGACCCTCGAACAGGAAGGGATTGGCCGTCCCAGTACCTACGCCACCATTATTGGCACGATTATCGATCGCGGCTATGCCCAGATGGTCAACAACACCCTGGTTCCCACCTTCACGGCCTTTGCTGTGACAGCCTTGTTGGAAAAATACTTTCCCGATCTGGTTGATCTGGGCTTTACAGCCCGTATGGAGCAAACCCTGGATGAGATTTCGACAGGGGAAGCGGATTGGTTGCCTTACCTGCGGGAATTTTATCTGGGCGAAAGGGGGCTGGAAAACCAGGTGCGGGAGCGGGAAAACCAAATTGACCCCAGCGAAGCCCGCACGGTGGCACTTCAGGATTTGGCGGCGAAGGTGCGCATTGGTCGTTTTGGCCCCTATCTGGAGGTGGAGGAGGGGGACGAGGTGGTAACAGCCTCGATTCCGAAGGATGTTATGCCCGCAGACCTGAACCAGGAGCAGGTGCAACGGTTGCTGCGCCAGAAAAC
This DNA window, taken from Trichothermofontia sichuanensis B231, encodes the following:
- a CDS encoding NACHT domain-containing protein — encoded protein: MTAQGLQKLEAAKSVHVAGNPYPHPRTYTLEALSELTGLSPHTLSKIHSGKSGVDRRTLIRYFTAFNLTLEPEDYLQPSPRSVANQLDPKTAAVSKDSYPEVPLCASPIVSWGLAPDVSWFYGRTRELATLKQWILRDRCRLISLLGLGGVGKTYLATKLAEQIQSEFKFVIWCSWQSLERSPLPLPNFLDDLISQLCPDQAPSIPDYPLVKVQHLINLLSQMPCLLVLDAVESVLQSPSLSADCSCSNYPLTGQSLLSHEAYRDLIKHLGSARHQSCILLTSREEPQLFRLMADHPSGMRSLSLQGLSIADIQQFFAVYGDFQATPADWQCLVEYYDGNPLMLGIVARTIQRLFHGNITDFLEQKTLILKPIRELLDQHWQSLCSPEKAIMISLAAQPLPFSLTELRSHLSSILSFPDLLEALNALQMRSLINRTVTQISLPALIRDYINEYIDGY
- the topA gene encoding type I DNA topoisomerase; the encoded protein is MSTLVIVESPTKARTIRNFLPQGYRVEASMGHVRDLPQSASEVPASVKGEKWAKLGVNVEANFDPLYVVPKDKQKVVKALKEALKEADELLLATDEDREGESISWHLLEVLQPKVPVRRMVFHEITEEAIAEALHHCRTIDDQLVRAQETRRILDRLVGYTLSPLLWKKIASGLSAGRVQSVSVRLLVQREQERRAFRQGSYWDLKATLVAETASGPVPFEARMVTLGGRRLATGSDFEAHTGQIAPGRDVVLLDEAQANALRDRLRDLPWQVTALEERPSIRKPSAPFTTSTLQQEANRKLRLSARDTMRLAQSLYEQGYITYMRTDSVHLSDQAIAAARSCVEQMYGATYLSPEPRQFHTKSKNAQEAHEAIRPAGHTFRTPQETGLSGRELELYDLIWKRTVATQMADARQTHVTVQLQVGDAGFRATGKRIDFPGFFRAYVEGSDDPEAALENQEVILPPLRQGDQPTCQELVAIGHQTQPPARYTEALLVKTLEQEGIGRPSTYATIIGTIIDRGYAQMVNNTLVPTFTAFAVTALLEKYFPDLVDLGFTARMEQTLDEISTGEADWLPYLREFYLGERGLENQVRERENQIDPSEARTVALQDLAAKVRIGRFGPYLEVEEGDEVVTASIPKDVMPADLNQEQVQRLLRQKTEGPDKLGVHPETGEPIYRLVGTYGPYVQLGEVSDANPKPKRASLPKGLKLEEVTLEQAIGLLSLPRLLGVHPETGAKVQAGLGQFGPYVVHDQGKAGKDYRSLKAGDDVLTITLERALELLAEPKGQRGRRAAGSPPPLRELGVHPDDGKPVTVQQGPYGLYIKHGKTNVGLPEGETVESLTLEKGLALLAGKKGKKKTGTTTKAARQAAADNCTQPPKRTTAKSTAKSTKTKSSRQQATT